CAAAAACAGGTGGTTATGCAGttaaaaaaattcaatttgaatgacatttacatgtacatagaGGTATGCCTAGAACTGTATAATCATGATTTAATGCTACATTTTTGAATTGCAGGTAGAAACCGTTGGATTGTTTATAATAGAAATCAAGGATTTTGCTATGATTCATCTCAGATTCCTGCAGAGTGGTAAGTAAAAATCATCCCATACAGATCAATTAAACTAAATTCACTTTTCTTTAAGTTGTAGAATTTTACATAGCAGAGATTTAAGTGTTAGCCGTGACCATCCGTCTGTCTATACGTATGTATGGACCAAAATAAGTTTTAGTTCTCTTATTTGGTTTGCATtgatcaaccaaatgttatgaaacttatacacaatgcttaccGTATTACCACAAAACCCAGATCAAGTTCAATTTTGGTGGTGCCACTTTTATTggtctagagttatgcccctctAGAAAGTTATATGTGATTAGGGCATCATCTGGACATAGactccatttatttttaattaggaTTTAGTTAAATCACCTCCAGCTTTTTTCTGCAAGCTCGGTAAAACATTATGGTATGTTAAAATATGCAAAAGCACCTGATTTAACCATCTTCACTAACCCAGGGTTACTATCCAGTCCCCTTCTCACCACCCTTTGCAGATTATGCCAACATTTGTGATTTCAATGCTGCACCATCGGTAGATAGAAGTGATGCCATACTGACATCATCATTCTTGACCACTTGAACTCTCTTCAGTGTAGAGGTGTAAAACTGGTTATGTCAAGTGTCTACAAATTTCCTCAAGCAGGAACTAAAAATATATGTTGTCATCCATCATTTGCACGAAAAACATACCCAGGAACTTCAATTAGTTAATTAAGAACTTTAAAATTTGTTCTGTGTTTTGGAGATTTagacttgttgcacaatcagCATATGTcaattgattatttatattttctacatttacacaTTATCATCTTAAAGATGCTTTTTGATAGGATGCAGCCAGTTATAACTGTGGCTAATAAAAATCATTACCTTGTGTTCCAAAATGCTATCTTAATCTGTCAAGGTTAGAGAGGAGGGGACTGGGTCTTTGGTTAGCCAAGATGCTGGTATGACATTCAGGGGGAAAAACAAAGTTATCTACCTGACATTTATGGCAAGATgtgtataaaaatacaatttctgTGACTGTTCCCTCcagaaatatgaaatatattaaacCAGTGCAAATTTACTTATTATTAACACCTTTGCAGTATATAAAATGGGTACATTTGTAGATATCAAATTATTCCcaatggcaatgagacaactatcaatgtcccaatggcaatgagacaactatcaatgtcccaatggcaatgagacaactatcaatgtcccaatggcaatgagacaactatcaatgtCCCAATGGCAATGAGACACCTATCAATGTCCCAATTGCAATGAGACACCTATCAATGTCCCAATGgcaattagacaactatcaaacaaaaaagaaaaggaaagggCAGTAAACATGAACAACCTGACTTTgcttttttgtatgtatttaaaatccattgttttatttttcaggcATGGATGGCTCCATTATTCAACTGATGAAACCCCTATCGATAATCCTCCAGTAAAAAGGAAATGGATGGTAGATGTGCACACAGAAAACTTATCTGGAACTAAAGAATGCTATGTACCATACAGTACCACAAGGCCAAAAATAGAAAGTTGGCAACCTCCACAATGAAGTCAACAGTTTCTGTAGTGATGAACATATTTATAATGGACATGGAGAGTCGAGTTGTTTTCgtgaattgattaaaaaaattaaaattaaatttgtatgATTATTATTATTCTCTATAAATATAAACTGTCATTCCATCTCAGAAAGTAGATGTAATACATTGAAAATTAAGGACCATACCTATCTTCCTGGGTCAGT
This sequence is a window from Mytilus edulis chromosome 1, xbMytEdul2.2, whole genome shotgun sequence. Protein-coding genes within it:
- the LOC139516420 gene encoding NADH dehydrogenase [ubiquinone] 1 alpha subcomplex subunit 12-like; the encoded protein is MSFIRPYTEVFRSFGRIIKQNGGIMSSVKTMFYTDDLKEGTLKGTDKYGNNYYENNKYFIGRNRWIVYNRNQGFCYDSSQIPAEWHGWLHYSTDETPIDNPPVKRKWMVDVHTENLSGTKECYVPYSTTRPKIESWQPPQ